The Nocardioides sp. S-1144 genome includes a region encoding these proteins:
- a CDS encoding AfsR/SARP family transcriptional regulator, with product MIRMLGGLEVLRPDGALVEPREWRTGKTADLLRLLALENDRPVRVGSLLATLWPDAPVARAQGSLRTASSQIRRAIGTHCVVRQPDSLVLEGAWVDVGHYHRNGADAAAAARAGDLERVLALTRIAERHYRGDFHAHDDLAAWAVAERERLALRRHDMLCDAADAALALGRPRDALDFASTAARATPSSETAHRALMRAHADLGEVGAALRVYEGYRRHLADELGADPSEQTRALHLGLLRGRGD from the coding sequence ATGATCCGCATGCTCGGCGGCCTCGAGGTGCTGCGCCCCGACGGGGCGCTCGTCGAGCCGCGCGAGTGGCGCACGGGCAAGACCGCCGACCTCCTGCGGCTCCTGGCGCTCGAGAACGACCGGCCGGTCCGCGTCGGCAGCCTGCTGGCGACGCTGTGGCCCGACGCCCCGGTCGCGCGCGCCCAGGGCAGCCTGCGCACGGCCAGCAGCCAGATCCGGCGGGCGATCGGGACGCACTGCGTCGTCCGCCAGCCGGACTCGCTCGTGCTGGAGGGCGCCTGGGTCGACGTCGGGCACTACCACCGCAACGGCGCCGACGCCGCGGCGGCGGCACGGGCCGGTGACCTCGAACGGGTGCTGGCCCTGACCCGGATCGCCGAGCGGCACTACCGCGGCGACTTCCACGCCCACGACGACCTCGCCGCCTGGGCGGTCGCCGAGCGCGAGCGGTTGGCGCTGCGCCGCCACGACATGCTGTGCGACGCCGCCGACGCCGCGCTCGCCCTCGGGCGGCCGCGCGACGCGCTGGACTTCGCGAGCACGGCGGCCCGGGCCACCCCGTCGTCGGAGACCGCGCACCGCGCCCTGATGCGGGCCCACGCCGACCTCGGGGAGGTCGGGGCCGCGCTCCGGGTCTACGAGGGCTACCGGCGTCACCTGGCCGACGAGCTCGGCGCCGACCCGTCGGAGCAGACCCGGGCGCTGCACCTGGGCCTGCTCCGCGGCCGCGGCGACTGA
- a CDS encoding LLM class F420-dependent oxidoreductase produces the protein MKLGLQLGYWGARPPEGVAELVAAAEESGFDAIFTAEAWGSDAFTPLAWWGRETSRVRLGTSIVQMSGRSPTSIAMHVLTLDHLSGGRVVLGMGVSGPQVVEGWYGEPFAKPLARTREVVDIVRQVLAREAPVTNAGPHHPLPYAGPGAVGLGKPLKPIVHPLRSDVPIWLGAEGPRNVAQTAEIADGWIPLFYTPGSAGMYQPWLDEGFARPGARRTRETFEIAATCHLQVVGSAAEKQQVLDALKPMVALYMGGMGAAEANFHNQVFVRMGHEALAAEVQTHYLAGRRDEATALIPDDLVDDMHIVGTPSEVLERVAAWESTGVTTLLLSLTDPAEVRRVAELLA, from the coding sequence ATGAAGCTGGGACTGCAGCTGGGGTACTGGGGCGCGCGACCGCCCGAGGGTGTCGCCGAGCTCGTCGCCGCCGCGGAGGAGTCGGGGTTCGACGCGATCTTCACCGCGGAGGCCTGGGGCTCGGACGCGTTCACGCCGCTGGCGTGGTGGGGGCGCGAGACCTCCCGGGTCCGGCTGGGCACCTCGATCGTGCAGATGTCGGGGCGCTCGCCGACCTCGATCGCCATGCACGTCCTGACCCTCGACCACCTCAGCGGCGGCCGCGTGGTGCTGGGCATGGGCGTGAGCGGGCCGCAGGTCGTCGAGGGCTGGTACGGCGAGCCGTTCGCGAAGCCGCTGGCCCGCACCCGCGAGGTCGTCGACATCGTCCGCCAGGTGCTCGCGCGGGAGGCCCCGGTCACCAACGCCGGGCCGCACCACCCCCTGCCGTACGCCGGTCCCGGGGCGGTCGGCCTGGGCAAGCCGCTCAAGCCGATCGTGCACCCGCTGCGGTCCGACGTCCCGATCTGGCTCGGGGCCGAGGGGCCGCGGAACGTCGCCCAGACCGCCGAGATCGCCGACGGCTGGATCCCGCTCTTCTACACGCCCGGCTCGGCCGGGATGTACCAGCCCTGGCTCGACGAGGGCTTCGCGCGGCCGGGCGCCCGGCGCACGCGGGAGACCTTCGAGATCGCCGCGACCTGCCACCTCCAGGTGGTCGGCTCGGCCGCGGAGAAGCAGCAGGTGCTCGACGCCCTCAAGCCGATGGTCGCGCTCTACATGGGTGGGATGGGCGCCGCCGAGGCGAACTTCCACAACCAGGTCTTCGTCCGGATGGGTCACGAGGCCCTGGCCGCGGAGGTCCAGACGCACTACCTGGCCGGACGCCGCGACGAGGCGACCGCGCTGATCCCCGACGACCTCGTCGACGACATGCACATCGTCGGCACGCCGTCCGAGGTCCTGGAGCGGGTCGCGGCCTGGGAGTCGACCGGGGTCACGACGCTGCTGCTCAGCCTCACCGACCCCGCCGAGGTGCGCCGGGTGGCCGAGCTGCTGGCCTGA
- a CDS encoding helix-turn-helix domain-containing protein — protein MGDLVPLPRPAHRAPAPQRPEPLWREVVGRELRAERRRQDRTLADVAGDAGISVQYLSEVERGLKEPSSEILGAVHGALGLRLVELTGRVSRALRPSGPVALAA, from the coding sequence ATGGGTGACCTCGTCCCGCTCCCGCGCCCCGCACACCGCGCGCCCGCGCCGCAGCGACCCGAGCCGCTGTGGCGCGAGGTCGTCGGCCGGGAGCTGCGCGCCGAGCGGCGGCGCCAGGACCGCACCCTCGCCGACGTCGCCGGCGACGCCGGCATCTCGGTCCAGTACCTCTCCGAGGTCGAGCGCGGGCTCAAGGAGCCGAGCTCGGAGATCCTCGGCGCCGTGCACGGCGCCCTCGGGCTGCGGCTCGTCGAACTCACCGGCCGGGTCAGCCGGGCCCTGCGACCCAGCGGCCCGGTCGCCCTCGCCGCCTGA
- a CDS encoding maleylpyruvate isomerase family mycothiol-dependent enzyme — MTLVDRVISSLRSRHDDLAGLVATLDDAALTGPSGASEWRVCDVLSHLGSGAEITLRPVVVAATGTEPPSDGNQAIWDRWNALSPREQASGFIERDEVLVATLEGLDDDQRRSVSIDLGFLPAPVPLEVAAGMRLSEVALHEWDVRAGVVADAVLDEEAAGTLLELHAGPMAMMLGFSSRPDAVAEPVVLAVAGHGLSIGDAVTLVAEPPVAPTATFNGPVEAFVRLLAGRLSPAHTPDDVEVVGNTTLDELRGVFPGY; from the coding sequence ATGACCCTCGTCGACCGCGTCATCAGCTCCCTCCGCTCCCGCCACGACGACCTCGCCGGGCTGGTGGCGACGCTCGACGACGCGGCGCTCACCGGCCCGAGCGGGGCGTCGGAGTGGCGGGTGTGCGACGTCCTGTCGCACCTCGGCAGCGGCGCGGAGATCACGCTGCGGCCCGTCGTGGTGGCCGCCACCGGCACGGAGCCGCCGAGCGACGGGAACCAGGCGATCTGGGACCGCTGGAACGCGCTGTCGCCGCGCGAGCAGGCGAGCGGGTTCATCGAGCGCGACGAGGTGCTGGTCGCCACCCTCGAGGGCCTCGACGACGACCAGCGCCGGTCGGTGTCGATCGACCTCGGTTTCCTGCCCGCCCCGGTGCCCCTGGAGGTGGCGGCCGGGATGCGGCTCAGCGAGGTGGCCCTGCACGAGTGGGACGTCCGCGCCGGGGTGGTCGCGGACGCCGTCCTCGACGAGGAGGCGGCCGGGACGCTGCTCGAGCTGCACGCCGGACCGATGGCGATGATGCTCGGCTTCTCGAGCCGGCCCGACGCCGTCGCGGAGCCGGTGGTGCTCGCGGTGGCGGGTCACGGCCTCTCGATCGGCGACGCCGTGACGCTGGTCGCGGAGCCCCCGGTCGCGCCGACGGCCACCTTCAACGGACCGGTGGAGGCGTTCGTGCGGCTGCTGGCCGGCCGGCTCAGCCCGGCGCACACGCCCGACGACGTCGAGGTCGTCGGCAACACCACCCTCGACGAGCTCCGCGGCGTCTTCCCCGGCTACTGA
- a CDS encoding ClpP family protease, with the protein MSSYAIPSVVERTARGERAVDVYSRLLGDRVVYLGTEVDDGVANVVIAQLLHLESESPDEPISLYLNSPGGSVTAVLAIYDTLMFVRSPVATTCVGQVGSSSALLLAAGEPGRRTLLPHARVVLDQPSGGGRGTLPDLAVQAKEIVRLRGEMEGLLSRHTGVDVARLRLDTDRDLVLTAPAAVAYGMADAVLDSRKVAPVGAARSVPSPA; encoded by the coding sequence ATGAGCAGCTACGCGATCCCGAGCGTCGTGGAGCGGACCGCGCGCGGCGAGCGGGCCGTCGACGTCTACAGCCGGCTCCTGGGGGACCGGGTCGTCTACCTCGGCACGGAGGTCGACGACGGCGTCGCGAACGTCGTCATCGCCCAGCTGCTGCACCTGGAGTCCGAGAGCCCCGACGAGCCGATCAGCCTGTACCTCAACTCGCCGGGCGGCAGCGTGACCGCCGTCCTGGCGATCTACGACACCCTCATGTTCGTCCGGTCGCCGGTGGCGACCACGTGCGTCGGCCAGGTGGGCTCGTCGTCCGCGCTGCTGCTCGCCGCGGGGGAGCCGGGACGACGCACCCTGCTGCCCCACGCGCGCGTCGTGCTCGACCAGCCGTCCGGGGGCGGTCGCGGCACGCTGCCCGACCTCGCCGTCCAGGCCAAGGAGATCGTCCGGCTCCGCGGGGAGATGGAGGGGCTCCTGAGCCGGCACACCGGTGTCGACGTCGCCCGGCTGCGCCTCGACACCGACCGCGACCTGGTGCTGACCGCACCGGCCGCCGTCGCCTACGGGATGGCGGACGCCGTCCTCGACAGCCGCAAGGTGGCCCCGGTCGGGGCCGCGCGCTCGGTACCCTCGCCAGCATGA
- a CDS encoding ClpP family protease yields MTTTTTGPSAADRLLHQRIIVLGREVDDEIANTVCAELLLLSAEDPHRDISLYVNSPGGSVSAGLAVYDTMRLIPNDVATLAMGLAASMGQFLLTAGTPGKRFALPNSRILLHQGSAGIGGSAVDVEIQAENLEHMKDVMMSITAEHTGQPVEKVERDALRDRWFTAEEAREYGFVDHVLTEVASVVPTRAGIAFGTARPA; encoded by the coding sequence ATGACCACCACCACCACCGGCCCGAGCGCCGCGGACCGCCTGCTGCACCAGCGGATCATCGTCCTGGGCCGCGAGGTCGACGACGAGATCGCCAACACCGTCTGCGCCGAGCTGCTGCTGCTCTCCGCCGAGGACCCGCACCGGGACATCAGCCTGTACGTGAACTCGCCGGGCGGCTCGGTCTCGGCCGGGCTCGCCGTCTACGACACGATGCGGCTCATCCCGAACGACGTCGCGACCCTCGCGATGGGCCTGGCCGCGAGCATGGGGCAGTTCCTCCTCACCGCCGGCACGCCGGGCAAGAGGTTCGCGCTGCCGAACAGCCGGATCCTGCTGCACCAGGGCTCGGCCGGGATCGGTGGCAGCGCCGTGGACGTCGAGATCCAGGCCGAGAACCTGGAGCACATGAAGGACGTGATGATGTCGATCACCGCCGAGCACACCGGCCAGCCGGTCGAGAAGGTCGAGCGCGACGCGCTGCGCGACCGCTGGTTCACCGCCGAGGAGGCGCGCGAGTACGGCTTCGTCGACCACGTGCTCACCGAGGTCGCCTCCGTGGTGCCCACGCGCGCCGGCATCGCCTTCGGCACGGCGCGGCCGGCATGA
- the map gene encoding type I methionyl aminopeptidase: protein MIELRTPAQIEEMRPAGRFVASVISALAEKADVGMNLLELDAIAHEMIREAGAESCYIDYHPSFGASPFGKVLCTSVNDAVLHGLPHDYVLQDGDLLSVDFAASVDGWVSDSAVSVVVGTPREEDLRLIEVTGRALDAGIEWARPGARMGDISHAIGEVARAAGLGVNLQFGGHGVGRTMHGDPHVANDGRPGRGFKLKEGLVIAIEPWFMHTTDAIYTDPDGWTLRSADGSRGAHMEHTVAITADGPLVLTARD from the coding sequence GTGATCGAGCTCAGGACCCCCGCCCAGATCGAGGAGATGCGTCCCGCCGGACGCTTCGTCGCCTCGGTGATCTCCGCGCTCGCGGAGAAGGCCGACGTCGGCATGAACCTCCTCGAGCTCGACGCCATCGCGCACGAGATGATCCGCGAGGCCGGCGCCGAGTCCTGCTACATCGACTACCACCCCAGCTTCGGCGCCTCGCCGTTCGGCAAGGTGCTGTGCACCTCGGTCAACGACGCCGTCCTGCACGGGCTCCCCCACGACTACGTCCTCCAGGACGGCGACCTGCTCTCCGTCGACTTCGCCGCCTCCGTCGACGGCTGGGTCTCCGACTCCGCGGTCTCCGTGGTCGTCGGCACGCCGCGCGAGGAGGACCTGCGCCTGATCGAGGTCACCGGCCGGGCCCTCGACGCCGGCATCGAGTGGGCCCGCCCCGGCGCCCGGATGGGCGACATCTCGCACGCCATCGGCGAGGTCGCGCGCGCGGCCGGCCTCGGCGTCAACCTGCAGTTCGGCGGTCACGGCGTCGGGCGCACGATGCACGGCGACCCCCACGTGGCCAACGACGGCCGTCCCGGCCGCGGGTTCAAGCTCAAGGAGGGCCTGGTCATCGCGATCGAGCCCTGGTTCATGCACACCACCGACGCGATCTACACCGATCCCGACGGCTGGACCCTCCGGAGCGCCGACGGCTCGCGCGGTGCCCACATGGAGCACACCGTGGCGATCACCGCCGACGGGCCGCTGGTCCTCACCGCCCGCGACTGA
- a CDS encoding DinB family protein, with translation MTLPDPKDTLVEYLQSAREALLWKLDGLDEHDVRRPLTPTGTNLLGLVKHVASVELGYFGDTFGRPSPVPLPWHAEDADPNEDLWVPASESREFVVGLYRTAWAHAAETFATHDLASVGRVPWWPAEDAAVTLHQVLVHTTTETYRHAGHADILRELVDGAAGRRAGDPNLDEGYDWAGHVARVAAAARDAADPQLRS, from the coding sequence ATGACGCTGCCCGACCCGAAGGACACCCTCGTCGAGTACCTCCAGAGCGCCCGCGAGGCGCTGTTGTGGAAGCTCGACGGCCTCGACGAGCACGACGTCCGGCGCCCGTTGACGCCGACGGGCACCAACCTGCTCGGCCTGGTCAAGCACGTCGCGAGCGTCGAGCTCGGCTACTTCGGCGACACCTTCGGCCGGCCGAGCCCGGTGCCGCTGCCCTGGCACGCCGAGGACGCCGACCCCAACGAGGACCTCTGGGTCCCGGCGTCGGAGTCGCGCGAGTTCGTGGTCGGGCTCTACCGCACGGCCTGGGCGCACGCCGCTGAGACGTTCGCGACCCACGACCTGGCGTCGGTGGGCCGGGTGCCGTGGTGGCCGGCCGAGGACGCCGCGGTCACGCTGCACCAGGTGCTGGTGCACACGACCACCGAGACCTACCGCCACGCCGGGCACGCCGACATCCTGCGCGAGCTGGTCGACGGCGCCGCCGGCCGGCGGGCCGGTGACCCCAACCTCGACGAGGGCTACGACTGGGCCGGCCACGTCGCCCGGGTCGCGGCGGCGGCCCGGGACGCGGCGGACCCGCAGCTGCGGTCCTGA
- a CDS encoding MarR family winged helix-turn-helix transcriptional regulator — protein sequence MTDELDDFLCLDLHVASRAVTAAYRPILGGLGVTYPQYLVLAVLWERDERRIKELATALRLDHATLTPLLRRLEAAGLLTRRRSEDDERAVVVALTAEGRALSEHADDVRCRIAEAVGLPAEDVEVLRSLLRRVSAAVGAGPVPTSADGASMGA from the coding sequence ATGACCGACGAGCTCGACGACTTCCTGTGCCTCGACCTCCACGTCGCCTCGCGGGCGGTGACCGCGGCCTACCGCCCGATCCTCGGCGGGCTGGGCGTCACCTACCCGCAGTACCTCGTGCTGGCGGTGCTGTGGGAGCGCGACGAGCGACGGATCAAGGAGCTGGCGACGGCCCTCCGGCTCGACCACGCCACGCTGACCCCGCTGCTGCGACGCCTCGAGGCGGCGGGGCTGCTGACCCGTCGGCGCAGCGAGGACGACGAGCGCGCGGTCGTCGTGGCCCTCACGGCGGAGGGGCGCGCACTGAGCGAGCACGCCGACGACGTCCGGTGCCGGATCGCGGAGGCCGTGGGCCTGCCCGCCGAGGACGTCGAGGTCCTGCGCTCCCTGCTGCGCCGGGTCTCGGCGGCGGTCGGCGCCGGACCCGTGCCGACGTCGGCGGACGGTGCGAGCATGGGGGCATGA
- a CDS encoding OsmC family peroxiredoxin, giving the protein MPTRTARTAWNGSLQEGSGQVELTSSKVGTYDVSFPQRAADDAGGATSPEELIAAAHSACYAMSLSNEIAGAGGTPQALDVTADVTLGPDPAGGFRLTGITLKVVGEVDGLDEAGFLAAAGAAKEGCPVSKALTGVEITLEASLEA; this is encoded by the coding sequence ATGCCCACACGCACCGCCCGCACCGCCTGGAACGGCTCGCTCCAGGAGGGCTCCGGCCAGGTCGAGCTCACCAGCTCCAAGGTCGGCACCTACGACGTCTCGTTCCCCCAGCGCGCGGCCGACGACGCCGGGGGCGCCACCAGCCCCGAGGAGCTCATCGCCGCGGCGCACTCGGCCTGCTACGCGATGAGCCTGTCCAACGAGATCGCCGGTGCCGGCGGCACCCCGCAGGCCCTCGACGTGACCGCCGACGTGACGCTCGGCCCGGACCCCGCCGGCGGCTTCCGGCTGACCGGGATCACGCTCAAGGTCGTCGGCGAGGTCGACGGTCTCGACGAGGCCGGCTTCCTCGCGGCGGCCGGCGCCGCCAAGGAGGGCTGCCCGGTCAGCAAGGCGCTCACCGGCGTCGAGATCACCCTCGAGGCCTCGCTCGAGGCCTGA
- a CDS encoding DUF480 domain-containing protein, with translation MSDLPVLTAEEQRVLGVLLEKEVTVPASYPMTVNAVRTGCNQSSSREPVTDHDERVVHEALRTLKQAELAAVTWDDRGRRTLKYVQTLSVRLDLADDERALLTVLLLRGAQPPGALRARTERLHAFADRDEVAACLERMAGRAQPLVEQLPRQPREQDARWVHLLGPVDQGSAAPGAAAPDVDRDVVIAGGADVRDAKVRASYGAIAAPYAEALTDELAGLPFERWLLDRVAAHAGTDPVVEVGCGPGHVTAYLADAGVDATGIDLTPEMVEEARRRFPDGVYEVGDLRTLMRPLNGSGWAVVLGWYSLIHLAASELPGAVEALVRPIRDDGWLLLALHAGAEVRTNRSWFDQEVDLDFVFHEPADVVAVLERAGLVDVEWYRRGPVTARGESTQRLYVLGRKP, from the coding sequence GTGAGCGACCTTCCCGTCCTGACCGCCGAGGAGCAGCGCGTCCTGGGGGTGCTCCTGGAGAAGGAGGTCACCGTCCCCGCGTCGTACCCGATGACGGTGAACGCCGTCCGCACCGGCTGCAACCAGTCGAGCAGCCGCGAGCCGGTGACCGACCACGACGAGCGGGTCGTCCACGAGGCGCTGCGCACGCTGAAGCAGGCCGAGCTGGCCGCCGTCACCTGGGACGACAGGGGACGGCGCACCCTCAAGTACGTGCAGACGCTGAGCGTGCGGCTCGACCTCGCCGACGACGAGCGGGCGCTGCTCACCGTGCTGCTGCTGCGCGGGGCGCAGCCACCGGGCGCGCTGCGCGCCCGCACCGAGCGGCTGCACGCCTTCGCCGACCGCGACGAGGTCGCGGCCTGCCTCGAGCGGATGGCCGGCCGGGCGCAGCCGCTGGTCGAGCAGCTGCCGCGGCAGCCCCGCGAGCAGGACGCCCGGTGGGTGCACCTGCTGGGCCCGGTCGACCAGGGGTCGGCGGCTCCCGGAGCGGCCGCACCCGACGTCGACCGCGACGTCGTGATCGCCGGCGGCGCCGACGTCCGCGACGCCAAGGTGCGCGCGTCCTACGGCGCGATCGCGGCGCCCTACGCCGAGGCCCTCACCGACGAGCTGGCCGGGCTGCCCTTCGAGCGCTGGCTGCTCGACCGGGTCGCCGCCCACGCCGGCACCGACCCCGTCGTCGAGGTGGGCTGCGGGCCGGGCCACGTGACGGCCTACCTCGCCGACGCCGGCGTGGACGCCACCGGGATCGACCTCACGCCCGAGATGGTCGAGGAGGCGCGGCGCCGCTTCCCCGACGGCGTCTACGAGGTGGGCGACCTGCGCACGCTGATGCGGCCGCTGAACGGGTCGGGGTGGGCCGTCGTCCTCGGCTGGTACTCGCTGATCCACCTCGCCGCCTCCGAGCTGCCGGGCGCCGTCGAGGCGCTGGTGCGCCCGATCCGGGACGACGGGTGGCTGCTGCTCGCGCTGCACGCCGGCGCCGAGGTCAGGACCAACCGCTCCTGGTTCGACCAGGAGGTCGACCTGGACTTCGTCTTCCACGAGCCGGCGGACGTCGTCGCGGTGCTCGAGCGGGCCGGGCTGGTCGACGTCGAGTGGTACCGCCGCGGGCCGGTGACGGCCCGCGGCGAGTCCACGCAGCGGCTCTACGTCCTCGGACGCAAGCCCTAG
- a CDS encoding 2'-5' RNA ligase family protein, whose amino-acid sequence MPRLHALELLPDAAGDAAVRADWQRLRDAGLPSMLDHRGSTNSPHVTVVAVPAISAADEARAVDLVGVLLPVTVRASGLTLLGGAQVTVARLLDVDDALVRAVLDLRASVATSPERHRGWLPHVSLARRVPRERTQDVVDALGAGEVVLTLTTLRRWDPEAGTVRTLGAAH is encoded by the coding sequence ATGCCGCGGCTGCACGCCCTCGAGCTGCTGCCGGACGCCGCCGGGGACGCCGCCGTCCGCGCCGACTGGCAGCGGCTCCGCGACGCCGGGCTGCCCTCGATGCTCGACCACCGCGGCTCGACGAACTCCCCGCACGTGACCGTCGTGGCCGTGCCGGCGATCTCGGCCGCCGACGAGGCCCGGGCCGTCGACCTGGTCGGTGTCCTGCTCCCGGTGACGGTGCGGGCCTCCGGGCTGACCCTGCTCGGCGGCGCCCAGGTCACGGTGGCGCGCCTGCTCGACGTCGACGACGCCCTGGTGCGGGCGGTGCTCGACCTGCGCGCCTCGGTGGCGACCTCGCCCGAGCGGCACCGCGGCTGGCTGCCGCACGTGAGCCTCGCGCGCCGGGTGCCGCGCGAGCGCACCCAGGACGTCGTCGACGCGCTCGGCGCCGGCGAGGTCGTGCTCACCCTCACCACGCTGCGTCGCTGGGACCCGGAGGCGGGGACGGTGCGCACGCTCGGAGCGGCGCACTAG
- a CDS encoding cryptochrome/photolyase family protein, producing the protein MADRPVRLVLPHQLFETHLDAPAGTTFVLVEHDLLFRQYRFHRQKLVLHRASMVRFAERLHGRGHEVEHLRTDAATTSRAALAGTLRALGATEVGVHDVVDDWLGRDLVAAVGDAGLSLTAEHVRETPNFLTTRAELAAQLEGRRPRMSSFYEWQRRRLDVLVDGDGPVGGRWSFDQENRRKLPRNHPVPEPLPPDRHPAVDDAIAWVDEEFPDNPGNAAAFAWPTSHAEASAGLEQFLAERFHEFGPYEDALSTEHPFVFHSLLTPGLNIGLLDPRHVLSRALEVAAANDVPIASVEGFVRQLIGWREYMRATYVLHGRRLRSRNHLAHARPLAPGWWTAETGLAPVDHVVARVLEHGYAHHIERLMVLGNAMGLLRTDPEAVHEWFMEMFVDAYDWVMVPNVHAMSQFSAGAAITTKPYVSGSNYLRKMGDYGSAGWGKDWVEDWDALYWTFVRDHRDVFEGNARSHFVTSAYDRMDAATKAGHTRRAGRWLS; encoded by the coding sequence ATGGCCGACCGACCCGTGCGCCTCGTGCTCCCGCACCAGCTGTTCGAGACCCACCTCGACGCCCCCGCCGGGACGACGTTCGTGCTGGTCGAGCACGACCTGCTGTTCCGCCAGTACCGGTTCCACCGGCAGAAGCTGGTGCTCCACCGCGCCTCGATGGTGCGCTTCGCCGAGCGGCTGCACGGGCGCGGGCACGAGGTCGAGCACCTGCGCACCGACGCCGCCACGACGTCGCGCGCCGCCCTGGCCGGCACGCTGCGCGCGCTGGGGGCCACCGAGGTCGGCGTGCACGACGTCGTCGACGACTGGCTGGGCCGCGACCTGGTCGCCGCCGTCGGCGACGCGGGGCTCAGCCTCACCGCCGAGCACGTGCGCGAGACGCCCAACTTCCTCACCACCCGCGCCGAGCTCGCCGCCCAGCTCGAGGGACGGCGTCCGCGGATGAGCAGCTTCTACGAGTGGCAGCGGCGCCGCCTCGACGTCCTCGTGGACGGCGACGGCCCGGTCGGCGGCCGGTGGTCCTTCGACCAGGAGAACCGCAGGAAGCTGCCCCGCAACCACCCGGTGCCCGAGCCGCTCCCGCCCGACCGGCACCCGGCCGTCGACGACGCGATCGCCTGGGTGGACGAGGAGTTCCCCGACAACCCCGGCAACGCGGCGGCGTTCGCCTGGCCCACGAGCCACGCGGAGGCCTCGGCCGGCCTCGAGCAGTTCCTCGCCGAGCGGTTCCACGAGTTCGGTCCCTACGAGGACGCCCTGTCGACCGAGCACCCGTTCGTCTTCCACTCCCTGCTCACCCCCGGCCTCAACATCGGGCTGCTCGACCCGCGACACGTGCTGTCCCGGGCGCTCGAGGTGGCCGCGGCCAACGACGTCCCGATCGCCAGCGTCGAGGGCTTCGTGCGCCAGCTCATCGGCTGGCGGGAGTACATGCGGGCGACCTACGTGCTGCACGGACGGCGCCTCCGCAGCCGCAACCACCTCGCCCACGCCCGTCCGCTGGCGCCCGGCTGGTGGACCGCCGAGACCGGGCTCGCCCCGGTCGACCACGTCGTGGCCCGGGTGCTGGAGCACGGCTACGCCCACCACATCGAGCGGCTGATGGTGCTCGGCAACGCGATGGGCCTGCTGCGCACCGACCCCGAGGCGGTCCACGAGTGGTTCATGGAGATGTTCGTCGACGCCTACGACTGGGTGATGGTGCCCAACGTGCACGCGATGAGCCAGTTCTCGGCCGGCGCGGCGATCACGACCAAGCCCTACGTGTCGGGCAGCAACTACCTGCGAAAGATGGGGGACTACGGCTCGGCCGGCTGGGGGAAGGACTGGGTCGAGGACTGGGACGCCCTCTACTGGACCTTCGTGCGCGACCACCGCGACGTGTTCGAGGGCAACGCCCGCTCCCACTTCGTGACCAGCGCCTACGACCGGATGGACGCCGCGACCAAGGCGGGTCACACCCGGCGCGCGGGGCGGTGGCTGTCGTGA
- a CDS encoding SatD family protein: protein MSGMNHVVVIGDVVGSRAAADRGGLHRALGAALAAVNRRRGTDLRITVGDEYQGTVPSLGVATAVVLDLRVALLPAHDVRHGIGRGPTAVLDPAAGIEDGPGWWAARAAIEAVSARAAHAATRAARTGYRSADVEEPAGAVEAALLARDELVGRLDERSLSVLRGLLGGRTQRELAAEQGVSASAVSQRVRRDGIGVVLAMGEWLEDLA, encoded by the coding sequence ATGAGCGGAATGAACCACGTGGTGGTCATCGGCGACGTCGTCGGTTCCCGAGCCGCGGCCGACCGCGGCGGGCTGCACCGTGCCCTGGGCGCGGCGCTCGCCGCGGTGAACCGGCGCCGGGGGACCGACCTGCGGATCACGGTCGGCGACGAGTACCAGGGGACCGTCCCCAGCCTCGGGGTGGCCACGGCGGTCGTGCTCGACCTGCGGGTCGCGCTGCTGCCGGCGCACGACGTCCGGCACGGGATCGGGCGCGGCCCCACCGCCGTCCTCGACCCGGCGGCGGGCATCGAGGACGGGCCCGGCTGGTGGGCGGCGCGGGCCGCGATCGAGGCGGTCAGCGCGCGCGCCGCGCACGCGGCGACCCGGGCTGCGCGCACCGGGTACCGCTCGGCCGACGTCGAGGAGCCGGCGGGTGCGGTCGAGGCCGCCCTCCTCGCGCGCGACGAGCTGGTCGGGCGGCTCGACGAGCGGTCGTTGTCGGTGCTACGTGGTCTGCTGGGCGGACGGACGCAGCGCGAGCTCGCCGCGGAGCAGGGGGTCTCGGCCTCGGCCGTCTCGCAACGCGTCCGTCGCGACGGCATCGGCGTCGTGCTGGCGATGGGCGAGTGGTTGGAGGACCTGGCGTGA